CAATAGGAATAATAAATAATAAATAATTAATTTTTAAATTTAAGTAGCTAGTACCGCAAGACGGAATTAAGAATTTAGAATTTAGAATTTAGAATTTAGAATGAATACAGCATAAGCTTTTCACTGATTCGGAATGGTTCATTAACTTACGCCGTACTGTACTAGTACCGCTTTCTCGGAATTTAGAATTTAGAATGAATACAGCATAAGTTTTTCACAGATTCGGAATGCTTCATTAACTTACGCCGTACTATACTAGTAAAAATCTAGCTAAAGATATATACAGATGAGTCCCACAAATGAAATTATTGAGACAACTCAGAAAAATTACAGTTACAGTATGATCATGAAATTTACAATGGACTAAATACAGTAATTAGCAGGTATCATTCCCGAATAAATGAAATTACTAATGTTACGCCGTACTATCAGAGAATAAAAGACTTGTAACGCTGATATTTACCCTCAAAACGTATTTATACCCGTGAAGCGAGTCATTTTTGATCGGATAATCCAAGTGTCTTTAATTTTGAATTTTGAATTATTACCATTGTTTAAGTAAAATTATTTAAGCCAATGGTACATAATGTTTCCATGCAACTCTCACTAATGGGTGAGGACAGTTAATGAATTACTAATTTACAATGTTTTTAACTGGATCAAGTATTTTCTTTTACTGCGGAGTAAATTTGCTAATTTAACAAGAAAGTATGTTTATTTGTATAACCTAGAAACTGTAAAAACAGAAATGCCGAACATAAATCTGTATTTAACAGCAAAAAAAACGATGGAAAAGACGCTAAAAATTTTAGTTGTAGAAAATAATCAGACAAATGGCTCAATAGTAAGTCTAGCTCTGACCCAAACAGATATTAGTATGGAGATTGATGAAGTTAAAGATGGGAATCATGCCTTTTTTGCCCTCATCAATAATCACTATGATTGCGTATTTCTTGATTATAACTTACCAAATCAAGACGGCTTAACATTAATTCATAAATTACAATCTTCAGGAATTAAAGTTCCGTTAGTAATTCTCATAGATTCAGAAAATGAAAAAATAGCCAGAGAGTGGATAAAATTAGGTGCGAGTGAGTATTTTATTAAGTCTAGACTATTTCCAGAAACCATAGCTCAAGTTTTACGCAGTACAATTCGTATACATTATGCTGAAATGCAGCTAAAATTAGCAAATCAACAGCTTCAAGAAAGTCGTGAACAGCTAATTTCGCAGCAAAAAGAATTAATAGCACATCAGCAACATATTAAACAACAAAACTTCAAACTTTTGGCAGCATCCAGTCTAAAATCACTATTTTTAGCCACTATATCCCATGAACTAAGAACTCCCATGAATGCGATTATTGGATTTTCACAAATTCTATTACGTCCCAAATTTGGTCAATTGACAAATCAACAAGTGGATATGGTAGAAAAAATTCTCAATAATGGTAAAGATCTCCTGATAGAGATCAATAAAATTCTTGATTTTTCTCAGCTAGAAGCTGGGAAATTAGCACTAAAGCCAGAAATATTGGATTTATCAACAGTTGTTAGTAATGCGGTAACAAAAATCCGTCCCTTAGCTGAAGCCAAAAATTTATCTTTGCTAGTCAAAACAGAGTTAAAAAATACATCAGTATTTAATGATTCAGTCCGATTACAGCAAATTTTAAGTAATTTACTTGCCAATGCTGTTAAGTTTACAGAATCTGGAACTATTTGGGTCGAAATCCGAGAAACACCTAAAAATCAAGTTACAATAACTGTAAAAGATACAGGAATTGGGATTGCTGCTCAAGATTTTCACAATATTTTTGCAGCATTTCATCAAATTGATCAAGGTATCAGCCGTAAATATTCAGGTACAGGTTTAGGTTTAGCTATTATTGATGCATTAGTGGGCATCA
The window above is part of the Dolichospermum sp. DET69 genome. Proteins encoded here:
- a CDS encoding response regulator gives rise to the protein MEKTLKILVVENNQTNGSIVSLALTQTDISMEIDEVKDGNHAFFALINNHYDCVFLDYNLPNQDGLTLIHKLQSSGIKVPLVILIDSENEKIAREWIKLGASEYFIKSRLFPETIAQVLRSTIRIHYAEMQLKLANQQLQESREQLISQQKELIAHQQHIKQQNFKLLAASSLKSLFLATISHELRTPMNAIIGFSQILLRPKFGQLTNQQVDMVEKILNNGKDLLIEINKILDFSQLEAGKLALKPEILDLSTVVSNAVTKIRPLAEAKNLSLLVKTELKNTSVFNDSVRLQQILSNLLANAVKFTESGTIWVEIRETPKNQVTITVKDTGIGIAAQDFHNIFAAFHQIDQGISRKYSGTGLGLAIIDALVGIMGGKIYIESQLGVGSMFKIELPRNINLATDLGHVVFSPHQNYFHSVYSPYKASINYPHLKL